The proteins below are encoded in one region of Clostridium estertheticum:
- the hcp gene encoding hydroxylamine reductase yields MGMFCYQCQEASKGTGCTIKGVCGKTDDVAKMQDLLIYILKGISIYATRARELGVENKEVNKFVVTGLFMTITNANFSKVRFVEAITKALKLRETIKTELVNAGGVIDANLPECATWTGTPAEYESKSIDASVLKTENEDIRSLRELVTYGIKGIAAYADHAFNLGYENSDLYAFMQKGLAQTTDDTLTVDELVALTLECGKYGVDAMALLDNANTTTYGNPEITKVNIGVRNNPGILISGHDLKDMEELLKQTEGTGVDVYTHSEMLPANYYPAFKKYTHLVGNYGNAWWKQNSEFESFNGPILMTTNCITPPKDSYKERVYTTGASGFDGMNHIADGTLGAAKDFSAIIAHAKKCSAPTEIERGEIVGGFAHNQVIALADKVVEAVKTGAIKRFFVMAGCDGRMKGREYYTDFAKELPTDTVILTAGCAKYRYNKLELGDIGGIPRVLDAGQCNDSYSLVVIAMKLQEVFGLSDINELPITYNIAWYEQKAVIVLLALLHLGVKNIHLGPTLPAFLSPNVVNVLVENFGIAGIGTASDDIKMFMA; encoded by the coding sequence ATGGGTATGTTTTGTTATCAATGTCAAGAAGCTTCAAAGGGTACAGGCTGTACAATAAAAGGGGTTTGTGGTAAAACAGATGATGTAGCTAAAATGCAGGATTTGTTAATTTACATTTTAAAAGGAATATCAATTTATGCTACAAGGGCAAGAGAACTTGGAGTAGAAAATAAAGAAGTAAACAAATTTGTAGTAACTGGTTTGTTTATGACTATAACAAATGCCAATTTTAGTAAAGTTAGATTTGTAGAAGCAATAACTAAGGCATTAAAATTGCGTGAAACAATTAAAACAGAACTTGTAAATGCTGGCGGAGTGATAGATGCTAACTTACCTGAATGTGCAACATGGACAGGAACACCTGCAGAATATGAGAGTAAATCTATAGATGCCTCCGTCCTTAAAACAGAGAATGAAGATATTAGATCTTTAAGAGAACTAGTGACTTATGGTATCAAAGGAATAGCAGCTTATGCTGACCACGCATTCAACTTAGGATATGAAAATAGTGATTTATATGCGTTTATGCAAAAAGGCTTAGCTCAAACTACTGATGACACTTTAACAGTTGATGAATTAGTAGCATTAACACTTGAGTGTGGTAAATATGGTGTAGATGCTATGGCATTACTTGATAACGCAAATACTACTACTTATGGTAACCCAGAAATTACAAAGGTAAACATCGGAGTTCGTAATAACCCAGGAATATTAATTAGTGGACATGATTTGAAAGATATGGAAGAATTATTAAAACAAACAGAGGGCACTGGAGTAGATGTATATACTCATAGTGAAATGTTGCCAGCAAATTATTACCCAGCGTTCAAAAAATACACTCACCTAGTAGGTAATTACGGAAATGCATGGTGGAAACAAAATTCAGAATTTGAAAGTTTTAATGGACCAATACTTATGACAACAAACTGTATTACTCCTCCAAAAGATTCTTATAAAGAGAGAGTGTATACTACTGGAGCATCTGGATTCGACGGAATGAACCATATAGCTGATGGAACCCTCGGAGCGGCTAAAGATTTTTCAGCAATAATCGCGCATGCAAAGAAATGTAGTGCACCAACTGAAATTGAAAGAGGAGAGATAGTTGGAGGATTTGCTCATAATCAAGTAATAGCACTTGCTGATAAAGTCGTAGAAGCTGTGAAAACAGGAGCAATTAAGAGATTCTTCGTAATGGCTGGTTGTGATGGACGTATGAAGGGCCGCGAATATTATACTGACTTTGCAAAAGAGTTACCAACGGACACAGTTATTTTAACTGCAGGTTGTGCTAAATATAGGTATAATAAATTAGAATTAGGAGATATTGGTGGAATTCCTAGAGTTTTAGATGCTGGGCAATGTAATGATTCATATTCATTAGTGGTTATTGCAATGAAACTGCAAGAAGTATTTGGATTATCTGATATAAATGAATTACCAATAACATATAATATTGCATGGTACGAACAAAAAGCTGTAATAGTATTGTTAGCATTACTACACTTGGGTGTTAAAAATATTCACTTAGGACCAACACTACCTGCATTCTTATCTCCAAATGTTGTAAATGTATTAGTTGAGAATTTTGGAATAGCCGGAATAGGAACCGCAAGTGATGATATAAAAATGTTTATGGCTTAA
- a CDS encoding HPr family phosphocarrier protein, producing the protein MIEKKATVKNETGIHARPALSVVKEASKFKSEVLIVKDGNEYNAKSIVAIMCMAAAKDDEVIIKASGADEEAAAVAMVKLIEQGLTN; encoded by the coding sequence ATGATAGAAAAGAAGGCGACAGTAAAAAATGAAACTGGAATACATGCAAGGCCAGCATTATCAGTAGTTAAAGAGGCTTCGAAATTTAAATCAGAAGTTCTCATAGTAAAAGATGGTAATGAGTACAATGCAAAAAGTATAGTAGCTATAATGTGTATGGCAGCCGCTAAAGATGATGAAGTTATAATAAAAGCAAGTGGGGCGGATGAAGAAGCTGCTGCAGTTGCTATGGTGAAACTTATCGAGCAAGGGCTTACAAATTAG
- the ptsP gene encoding phosphoenolpyruvate--protein phosphotransferase: MLKAIGVSFGIAIGKALVISDEVVEVKKSKVSDSKGEVARFDNALKEAIAELEKMVEGVKEKLGNEKAEIFEAHLCMLEDPEFIGAIQKKIDDDKVSAQYSLQTVSTETAAVFENMDNEYMKERAVDIRDVSKRVMNILMGIKVASIADIQDECILVARDLTPSDTAQIDKEKVLAFVTEIGGRTAHTSIIARSLELPAVVGAGSDIHQIKDGDLIIVDGEEGLVIIKPDEKTLNEYKIKREEFIESKHQLLKYATMSSITTDGKKVEIAANIGSAADLGAVLKNGAEAIGLFRTEFLYMANDALPTEEEQFGEYKSVLEKMNGKPVIIRTLDIGGDKKLDYLPMDEEMNPFLGYRAIRLCLDRTDIFKTQLRALVRASAFGKLKIMFPMICNVQELRAAKKLLEECTKELKSEGVTFDENIEVGIMIEIPSAAIISDVLAKEVDFFSIGTNDLIQYTLAVDRMNEKISYLYDFYHPAVLRLIKIVIDNGHKAGITVNMCGEMAGDANLIPVLLGFGLDEFSMSAASILRARKTITNSSFKECEKLSAPVLTFGDADEIKDYIKANIKA, from the coding sequence ATGTTAAAAGCAATAGGTGTATCATTTGGAATAGCTATAGGAAAAGCATTAGTTATTAGCGATGAAGTAGTTGAAGTAAAGAAAAGCAAGGTTTCCGATTCAAAGGGAGAGGTCGCTAGGTTTGATAATGCATTAAAAGAAGCAATTGCAGAGCTTGAAAAAATGGTTGAAGGTGTAAAAGAAAAATTAGGAAATGAAAAAGCAGAAATATTCGAAGCACATTTATGTATGCTTGAAGATCCAGAATTTATAGGTGCTATTCAAAAGAAAATTGATGATGATAAAGTAAGTGCGCAGTACTCACTACAAACCGTATCTACAGAAACAGCCGCTGTTTTTGAAAATATGGATAATGAATATATGAAAGAAAGAGCAGTAGATATTAGGGATGTAAGTAAAAGAGTGATGAATATATTAATGGGAATAAAAGTTGCATCTATTGCAGACATTCAAGATGAGTGTATATTAGTTGCAAGAGACCTTACTCCATCAGATACAGCGCAGATTGATAAAGAAAAGGTTTTAGCTTTTGTAACTGAAATAGGAGGAAGAACTGCTCATACATCTATTATTGCACGTTCTTTAGAATTACCAGCAGTTGTAGGTGCAGGTAGTGATATACATCAAATTAAAGACGGTGATTTAATTATTGTAGACGGAGAAGAAGGTTTAGTTATTATTAAACCAGACGAGAAAACTTTGAATGAATATAAAATCAAAAGAGAAGAATTTATTGAATCTAAACATCAATTACTTAAATATGCTACTATGTCATCTATAACAACTGATGGCAAAAAAGTTGAAATAGCTGCCAATATTGGGTCAGCTGCAGATTTAGGAGCTGTACTGAAAAATGGTGCAGAAGCTATAGGATTATTTAGAACTGAGTTTTTATATATGGCAAACGATGCTCTACCAACTGAGGAAGAACAATTTGGAGAATATAAATCAGTTCTTGAAAAGATGAATGGAAAACCTGTTATTATAAGAACATTAGATATAGGTGGAGATAAGAAATTAGATTACTTACCTATGGATGAGGAAATGAATCCATTCCTAGGATATAGAGCTATAAGACTTTGCCTTGATAGAACAGATATATTTAAAACTCAATTAAGAGCTTTAGTAAGAGCATCTGCATTCGGCAAGCTTAAAATCATGTTTCCTATGATATGTAATGTTCAAGAACTTAGAGCAGCTAAGAAATTACTTGAGGAGTGCACAAAGGAGCTTAAGTCTGAGGGAGTAACTTTTGATGAGAATATTGAAGTTGGTATCATGATAGAAATACCATCTGCTGCAATAATATCAGATGTTTTAGCTAAAGAGGTAGATTTCTTCAGCATTGGTACTAATGATTTGATTCAATATACTTTGGCAGTAGATAGAATGAACGAGAAAATATCATATTTATATGATTTTTATCATCCAGCTGTTTTAAGACTTATTAAAATAGTAATAGATAATGGACATAAAGCCGGAATAACTGTAAATATGTGTGGTGAGATGGCAGGAGACGCAAATCTTATCCCTGTACTTCTTGGATTTGGGCTAGATGAATTTAGTATGAGTGCAGCTTCAATATTAAGGGCACGTAAAACTATTACAAATTCTAGCTTTAAAGAATGTGAAAAACTATCAGCACCAGTACTTACATTTGGTGATGCAGATGAAATAAAGGATTATATAAAGGCTAATATAAAAGCATAA
- a CDS encoding Y-family DNA polymerase produces MTKFNEKLIFHIDVNSAFLSWSAANRLKQGEKIDLRDIAAVIGGDEQSRRGVVLAKSMIAKRSGIVTGESLFTARKKCINLVVVSPDFRLYESCSKAMRKIFGDYTPFIEKFSIDECYLDVTSYNTSKEAALRLAYDIKDRIKCELGFTVNIGMSDVKLLAKMASDFEKPDKVHTLYKNEVEKKLWHLPVGELFMVGRRSVPRLNNLNIFTIGDLAKYDAQFLKYHFKSSGRMMWEYANGIDNRDVKSDKQELKGINNSTTLADDIKSKNEAYIVLLELVEHTASRLRNIKKCCYSISVTIRNHEFIDYSRSTTLKSSTDVTQEILKTVRTLFDELWKGEPIRLLGVSLNNLCDDNFKQISIFDIDNTSDEKKRVIDKTIDSLRNKYGETAVMKSILLKKK; encoded by the coding sequence ATGACTAAATTTAACGAAAAACTTATATTTCATATAGATGTTAATTCAGCATTTCTTTCTTGGAGTGCTGCGAATAGGTTAAAGCAAGGAGAAAAGATAGACCTGAGGGATATCGCTGCTGTAATAGGTGGAGATGAACAGTCGCGAAGGGGGGTAGTTCTTGCAAAATCTATGATAGCTAAAAGGAGTGGAATAGTAACAGGGGAGAGCTTATTTACTGCAAGAAAGAAATGTATAAACCTTGTAGTTGTATCACCTGACTTTAGGTTATATGAAAGCTGTAGTAAGGCTATGAGAAAAATATTTGGTGACTATACACCGTTTATTGAGAAATTTTCTATAGATGAGTGTTATTTAGATGTAACAAGTTATAATACTTCTAAAGAAGCAGCACTAAGACTTGCATATGATATTAAAGATAGGATAAAGTGCGAGCTAGGGTTTACAGTAAATATAGGTATGTCAGATGTTAAGCTACTAGCAAAAATGGCATCTGATTTTGAAAAACCGGATAAGGTCCATACGCTTTATAAAAATGAGGTAGAAAAAAAATTGTGGCATCTTCCAGTTGGAGAGCTTTTCATGGTTGGACGTAGAAGTGTTCCAAGGCTTAATAATTTAAATATATTTACTATAGGAGATTTAGCGAAGTACGATGCCCAATTTTTGAAATACCATTTTAAAAGTAGTGGTAGGATGATGTGGGAGTATGCTAATGGCATAGATAATAGAGATGTAAAATCAGATAAACAGGAGTTAAAAGGAATAAACAATTCAACAACACTCGCAGATGATATTAAAAGTAAAAACGAGGCTTATATAGTATTGCTAGAATTAGTTGAACATACGGCTAGTAGATTAAGAAATATAAAAAAGTGTTGCTACTCTATTTCGGTAACTATAAGAAATCATGAATTTATTGATTATTCGCGTAGTACGACTTTAAAAAGCTCTACGGATGTAACCCAGGAGATACTAAAAACAGTAAGGACTCTTTTTGATGAATTATGGAAAGGTGAGCCCATAAGATTACTGGGAGTTTCTCTTAATAATTTATGTGATGATAATTTTAAACAAATATCAATTTTTGACATTGATAACACTAGTGATGAAAAGAAAAGAGTTATAGATAAAACTATAGATAGTTTGCGCAATAAATATGGCGAAACTGCAGTTATGAAATCAATATTACTAAAGAAAAAATAG
- a CDS encoding DUF6414 family protein encodes MDNRALIPLYTNGDMINNLYTVVIEEFAEIKSESTRKLLTISTNTPLYEATCGKIMEGDLNVQFLNEFTSQKIEERVSIVITILSRLKNMLNEQNMLKVITNESDVANIKEFDFVQFTGELYKNPVLEYIEDIIRVMEMQLAFSPEPLENGDESQEHKVKRQVLKILKDDMEICKTEKCIKFISSNIGNSNTKVIVPLEIKHMADNLDYIEGAKITVLGKVVRIPNKNKTEINSNDLLSGTYFDYLNEEYFKEFKNRFLKDTTLIRDYDSNNLVIDGPVIEIIPIAMYI; translated from the coding sequence ATGGATAACAGAGCACTAATACCTTTATATACTAATGGAGATATGATAAATAATTTATATACAGTTGTAATTGAGGAGTTTGCAGAAATAAAAAGTGAAAGTACAAGGAAGCTGTTAACGATTAGTACAAATACACCATTATATGAAGCTACCTGTGGTAAAATAATGGAAGGTGACTTAAATGTTCAATTTTTAAATGAATTTACATCACAGAAAATTGAAGAGAGAGTTTCAATTGTAATAACAATTTTGTCAAGATTAAAGAATATGTTAAATGAGCAAAATATGTTAAAGGTCATTACGAATGAAAGTGATGTGGCAAATATTAAGGAATTTGATTTTGTTCAGTTCACTGGGGAATTATATAAAAATCCAGTATTAGAATATATAGAAGATATAATTAGAGTTATGGAAATGCAGTTAGCATTTTCACCGGAGCCACTAGAAAATGGTGATGAAAGTCAAGAACATAAAGTTAAAAGGCAAGTCTTAAAAATTCTAAAAGATGATATGGAAATCTGCAAAACTGAAAAATGTATAAAGTTTATTAGTAGTAATATTGGTAATAGTAATACAAAAGTTATAGTGCCTCTGGAGATAAAACATATGGCAGATAATTTAGATTATATTGAAGGTGCAAAAATTACTGTTCTTGGTAAGGTGGTAAGAATTCCAAATAAAAATAAAACTGAAATAAATAGCAATGATTTGCTTAGTGGAACTTATTTTGATTATTTAAATGAGGAGTATTTTAAAGAATTTAAAAACAGATTTCTAAAAGATACAACTTTAATTAGAGATTATGATTCAAACAATCTAGTAATTGATGGACCTGTAATTGAGATTATACCAATAGCAATGTATATTTAA
- a CDS encoding CCA tRNA nucleotidyltransferase, with amino-acid sequence MFIPNDVKIILDTLKNNGYESYIVGGSVRDATIGKAVPKDYDITTNALPEDIIKIFDKTVPTGIKHGTITVMVNGEGYEVTTYRIDGEYLDNRRPSGVTFVSNLQEDLARRDFTINALAFNEADGLIDCFDGIFDLKNKIIRAVGEPNKRFKEDALRMLRAIRFAASLDFYIEEKTMIAIKMNCNLISNVSTERIRDELCKMLVSNNTTKAFKLLEETNLLQIILPELQLTVGFNQRNPHHDKDIFSHILVVVEKCPPVLNIRMAGLLHDIAKPDCFTIDTKGIGHFYDHDRKGAKIAGQILRRLKFDNESITEIEILVKEHMNVLTKPTDISVKRLINRTSMNLVFSLFELQRADALGSRFPQIRLDEINSVEKQTIAIIESKAPLSIKELAVNGKDLMSEFSIKPGTQIGVMLKFLLNIVLENSELNTKDKLLSIIYNEYIKV; translated from the coding sequence ATGTTTATACCAAATGATGTAAAAATAATTTTGGATACTTTAAAAAACAATGGATATGAATCTTATATAGTGGGGGGTAGTGTACGTGATGCTACAATCGGAAAAGCTGTTCCTAAGGATTATGATATAACTACTAATGCCCTGCCAGAAGATATAATTAAAATTTTTGATAAGACTGTTCCAACGGGGATAAAACATGGGACTATTACTGTTATGGTAAATGGAGAGGGCTACGAGGTTACAACTTACAGAATAGATGGTGAATACCTAGATAATAGAAGACCGAGTGGTGTTACTTTTGTTTCAAATTTACAAGAAGATTTAGCAAGGCGTGATTTTACTATAAATGCTTTAGCGTTTAACGAGGCAGATGGTCTTATAGATTGTTTTGACGGTATTTTTGATTTGAAAAATAAAATAATTAGAGCTGTAGGAGAACCTAATAAAAGATTTAAGGAAGATGCTCTAAGAATGCTTAGGGCTATTCGTTTTGCGGCCTCACTAGATTTTTATATAGAAGAAAAAACTATGATTGCTATAAAAATGAATTGTAACCTTATATCAAATGTAAGTACTGAAAGAATTAGAGATGAACTATGTAAAATGTTAGTATCTAATAACACTACAAAAGCTTTTAAATTACTTGAAGAAACTAACTTATTGCAGATTATACTGCCAGAACTTCAATTAACAGTAGGATTTAATCAGCGAAATCCTCACCATGACAAAGATATATTTTCACACATATTAGTAGTTGTAGAAAAATGTCCACCAGTTCTTAACATAAGAATGGCAGGATTACTTCATGACATAGCTAAACCGGATTGTTTTACTATTGACACTAAGGGTATAGGACATTTTTATGACCATGATAGAAAGGGAGCTAAAATAGCAGGTCAAATACTTAGAAGACTTAAATTTGATAATGAGAGTATAACTGAAATTGAAATTTTAGTGAAAGAGCATATGAATGTACTTACAAAGCCAACAGATATTTCTGTCAAACGTCTTATTAATAGAACTAGTATGAATTTAGTCTTTAGCCTTTTTGAGTTGCAAAGAGCAGATGCTTTAGGGTCACGGTTTCCTCAAATTAGATTAGATGAAATTAATAGCGTTGAAAAACAAACTATAGCTATAATAGAATCTAAGGCTCCATTATCTATAAAAGAACTAGCAGTAAACGGTAAAGATTTAATGAGTGAATTTTCTATTAAGCCCGGAACTCAGATAGGTGTTATGCTAAAATTTCTTTTAAACATAGTCTTAGAAAATTCGGAGCTTAATACTAAAGATAAACTTTTATCTATAATTTATAATGAATATATAAAAGTATAA
- a CDS encoding sigma-70 family RNA polymerase sigma factor: MKQLAVRDISYEKEITEELCKEEKFANIFEIYYKRVYNYMYYRVNNIETSEDLTSQVFEKVMFKIEIYSKSKSPFEVWMFAIARNIVNDYFRSLKKHKLFSLDTIKDLVAKGKTPEEILLSAESNSELSKALNILNERDRNIVSLKFGANLKNQEIAQILDITESNVGVILYRTMKKLKKKIEEERKRYEQ, from the coding sequence ATGAAGCAACTTGCAGTGCGTGATATTTCATATGAAAAAGAAATTACAGAAGAATTATGTAAAGAAGAAAAATTTGCTAATATTTTTGAAATCTATTACAAAAGAGTTTATAACTATATGTATTATCGTGTTAATAACATTGAAACATCAGAAGACCTTACAAGTCAGGTTTTTGAAAAAGTAATGTTTAAAATAGAAATTTATTCTAAAAGTAAGTCACCTTTTGAGGTATGGATGTTTGCTATAGCTAGAAACATAGTAAATGATTATTTTAGAAGTCTAAAAAAGCATAAATTATTTTCTCTTGACACAATTAAGGACTTAGTAGCAAAAGGAAAAACTCCCGAAGAGATATTACTATCAGCAGAAAGTAACAGTGAACTTTCAAAGGCTTTGAACATTTTGAATGAAAGGGATCGAAATATTGTTTCTCTTAAGTTTGGTGCAAATCTTAAAAATCAGGAGATAGCACAAATATTAGATATTACGGAAAGCAATGTTGGAGTAATACTTTATAGAACAATGAAAAAGTTAAAAAAGAAAATTGAGGAAGAGAGGAAACGATATGAGCAATAA
- a CDS encoding DUF4367 domain-containing protein: protein MSNKRIEDKFSREMDAYFNGIEDKNKIESSEYNELLEFSKNMSKEDFSKNSNKKGVMNKTLKSISENKGENIMKKSNKFKKAAIAVAAICIVSVSIMQTSFAQDIAEKVIKTISLGHISVIQTEPSKIKEMRLTDKYKGKVFDKQGKQVQVVTQDNHNELFTAKGEKIAHMQAGKIITVAEQEKMDKEREKGVVEVKDSSKLNDYTCFNVKLPTFLPEGYKFDRAEFYKEKNEKKVENSKYIGLYFTNEKTGKSIYMQQRFPDETTKSIASTDGTIEKTKINGVNAVISDDRNIDWETKDAIYFLSAGKGGIIKSELIKVAESIK, encoded by the coding sequence ATGAGCAATAAGAGAATTGAAGATAAATTTTCTAGAGAAATGGATGCTTATTTTAATGGTATAGAAGATAAGAATAAAATAGAATCTAGTGAATATAATGAACTTTTAGAATTTAGCAAGAATATGTCAAAAGAAGATTTTAGTAAAAACAGCAATAAAAAAGGGGTAATGAATAAAACTTTAAAAAGCATAAGTGAAAATAAAGGAGAAAATATTATGAAAAAATCAAATAAATTTAAAAAAGCTGCTATTGCAGTAGCAGCAATATGTATAGTAAGTGTTTCTATAATGCAAACATCCTTTGCCCAAGATATAGCAGAGAAAGTAATAAAAACTATCTCTTTAGGACATATAAGCGTTATACAAACGGAACCATCTAAAATAAAAGAAATGAGGCTTACAGATAAGTATAAAGGCAAAGTTTTTGATAAACAAGGAAAGCAAGTACAAGTAGTTACGCAGGACAATCACAATGAATTATTCACAGCAAAAGGGGAAAAAATTGCGCATATGCAGGCTGGTAAAATAATAACTGTAGCTGAGCAAGAAAAAATGGACAAAGAAAGGGAAAAAGGTGTAGTTGAAGTAAAAGATTCTAGTAAATTGAATGATTATACTTGCTTTAATGTTAAGCTTCCAACGTTTTTGCCAGAAGGATATAAATTTGATAGAGCAGAATTTTATAAAGAGAAGAATGAAAAAAAAGTTGAAAATAGTAAATATATTGGGTTGTATTTCACTAATGAGAAAACTGGAAAATCTATATATATGCAACAAAGGTTTCCAGATGAAACCACTAAATCTATAGCTTCAACAGATGGCACAATTGAAAAAACGAAAATTAATGGTGTAAATGCTGTAATAAGTGATGATAGAAACATTGATTGGGAAACTAAGGATGCGATTTATTTTTTATCTGCTGGTAAAGGTGGAATTATAAAGAGTGAATTAATAAAGGTTGCAGAATCTATTAAATAA
- a CDS encoding DUF1292 domain-containing protein: protein MKTNEIITVLNENGDKVDLELIDAIKMDGTDYVIVGPKDSDEAYAYKSVVVNGEVEYKSIGEGDEFKKVLKKYSEH, encoded by the coding sequence ATGAAAACTAATGAAATAATTACTGTTCTAAATGAAAATGGTGATAAAGTTGATTTAGAACTAATTGATGCTATTAAAATGGATGGAACTGATTATGTAATAGTTGGACCTAAGGATTCAGATGAGGCGTATGCCTATAAGTCAGTTGTAGTTAATGGCGAAGTAGAATATAAATCAATAGGTGAGGGCGATGAGTTTAAAAAAGTATTGAAAAAGTATAGCGAGCATTAA
- a CDS encoding HDIG domain-containing metalloprotein, which yields MVKMFEEFQKHLMEDKNPSLYFDEIINNKDIYTLYPYKLLRNLIETPQSPVHHPEGNVWKHTMLVIDNAAKKKELSENPIAFMWAALLHDLGKAPTTKVKKEKITSYDHDKVGANLSREFLCALTKDEALINQVTALVRWHMQTLFVTKNLPFGNVKEMAADISIKEIALLSECDRLGRGDMNDTKICEEKENIKSFIKKCESQLLSSK from the coding sequence ATGGTTAAAATGTTTGAAGAGTTTCAAAAACATCTAATGGAGGATAAAAATCCGTCTTTATATTTTGATGAAATTATAAATAATAAAGATATTTACACACTATATCCGTATAAATTATTGAGAAATCTGATTGAGACTCCCCAATCACCAGTTCATCATCCAGAAGGGAATGTATGGAAACATACAATGTTAGTTATAGATAATGCTGCAAAGAAAAAAGAACTTAGTGAGAATCCTATTGCTTTTATGTGGGCTGCTTTATTACATGATTTAGGGAAAGCACCTACTACAAAGGTTAAAAAAGAAAAAATAACATCTTATGATCATGATAAAGTTGGTGCGAATCTTAGCCGGGAGTTCCTTTGCGCACTTACAAAGGATGAAGCACTAATTAATCAGGTGACAGCTTTAGTTAGATGGCATATGCAAACTCTTTTTGTAACAAAAAACTTACCATTTGGAAATGTTAAAGAAATGGCTGCAGATATATCCATTAAAGAAATTGCTTTGTTATCGGAGTGTGATAGACTTGGCAGAGGTGATATGAATGACACTAAAATCTGCGAGGAAAAAGAGAACATCAAATCTTTCATTAAAAAGTGTGAATCGCAGTTGTTGTCTTCTAAGTAA
- a CDS encoding radical SAM protein, with amino-acid sequence MEYEGIVYRPPSEAYSLIVQVTIGCSHNGCTFCGMYKDKKFRVRELKDIISDLEQAKLDYGVVKRIFLADGDALVLKTSELKIILLKIKELFPGCERVGVYATPNDILAKSVEDLSMLKALGIGILYLGVESGSDEILKSIHKGVTAQNLIRAGRKVKESGIKLSTTLISGIGGRDKISENAIESAKLISAINPDYVGFLTLMLESGTPIYKDIQNGIFHVLTPEEVVQELKEFLENVEVTNCIFRSNHASNYISLSGTLPVDKDKLLSDIDLTLKGKHGYKEEGYRRL; translated from the coding sequence GTGGAGTATGAGGGGATAGTGTATAGACCGCCTAGTGAGGCTTATAGTCTTATTGTACAGGTTACTATTGGGTGCTCACATAATGGATGTACTTTTTGTGGGATGTATAAGGATAAGAAGTTTAGGGTACGTGAATTAAAAGACATTATATCTGATCTTGAGCAGGCTAAGTTAGATTATGGGGTAGTTAAAAGAATATTTCTAGCAGATGGGGATGCTTTAGTTCTTAAAACTAGTGAATTGAAAATAATTTTATTAAAGATAAAAGAGTTGTTTCCAGGGTGCGAGAGAGTGGGGGTTTATGCTACGCCTAATGATATCTTAGCAAAGTCAGTAGAGGACCTTAGCATGCTTAAGGCTCTGGGGATTGGTATTTTGTATCTTGGAGTTGAATCTGGAAGTGATGAAATATTAAAGAGTATACATAAAGGTGTAACTGCGCAAAATTTGATTAGGGCAGGAAGAAAGGTTAAAGAAAGTGGAATAAAACTATCAACTACTCTGATTTCGGGTATAGGGGGAAGAGATAAAATCAGTGAGAATGCTATAGAGTCTGCGAAACTTATAAGTGCTATAAATCCAGATTATGTTGGATTTTTGACTTTAATGTTAGAAAGCGGAACTCCTATTTATAAAGATATACAAAATGGTATCTTCCATGTATTAACTCCGGAGGAAGTGGTTCAGGAGTTAAAAGAATTTCTTGAAAACGTAGAAGTTACTAACTGTATTTTTAGAAGTAATCATGCTTCAAATTATATATCACTTTCTGGAACGTTACCAGTTGATAAAGATAAGTTACTTTCGGATATTGATCTAACACTTAAAGGCAAACATGGATATAAAGAAGAGGGATATAGGAGATTATAA